The segment GAGGTAAATACCACTTTTCTGCAGCTGTGTTACCAAAAACACTCTTGGTATGAGGATGCTACAGAGATCTTCAAGCTAAGTTCTTCTGCCATGGCCTCAGAATAAACTTCAGCTTGAGACTGATTAGATCTGGGGAGATCTGACCTCCTGGAGGCAGAAGAGTTCATAGACAAGGAATAATCAGAACAAGGTTCACTTGACTTCTAACCTGATCTCCTGGGAACAGAGAATCAGCAGGAAATTTCTTTCTGCCCAGACCAGTGTCCCCACACGGAGATCAGATGTTTAGGGGCCTGGACCCCAAGAGGGACATGTGCCTAATGAGCAGAGACACATAGCTGTAAAttcatcttctgttgatttctcTCACAGTGTGTAGTCAGGAGCTGCACAGGATGTGCTGGCTGCTTCTGGGGTTCTGTTCTGACCAAGGAACTTCTGTTTAACTTCTCCCTACTCTCTTTTGTGTTGACAGAACTTCAGTCTCCATCATCAGCCATCCAGGGGACATTCTTCTGAGAGAAAAAGTGCAGGTGGGTCTGAGAGCCTGGTGCTTACTGTAGGAATTGCTTAGAAACAGTGAAAGTTGAGAAAGCTTCCCTGAGGTCACTGGATGATCAAACCCATCTAAATCTACTTATTTTTaaggatctattttatttatttgagtaggggggaatggggagggagagggagaaagtgagagaaagagagagagaagtcttgcatctgctggttcactccccaaatggctgtaacagtgctgggccagcccaaagcaagaagccagtaCTCCATATacttctcccacatgagtgacaggagcccaactaATGAAGCCATCAGGTGCTTCATTCCAGGGAAGAATTAGGAGTTGAGCTGAGACAGAGACCAAGGCAAGCACCCGGTAGAAAAACCTACTCACAGACCCCAGTAGGGAATCCCCTAAAAAAATCACACCCATACACAATATACAAGAATCCATTTTCTTACCATTAAATATCAATCTTAACTTTTCACTTGTGTGatgaatgagtgtgtgtgaaaCTTGCTGATTTTTTCCATAGCCGGTGGTCACCTCAACTACATGGAACTGGGCAATGGAACACAACCTTCAGAATTCCTTCTCCTGGGATTCTCAGAGGACCCAACACTGCAGCCCCTCATACTTGGTCTTTTCCTGTCCACAtacctggtcactgtggctgggaaCCTGCTCATCGTCCTGGCCATCCTATcagacccccacctccacacacccatgtacttcttcctctccaacctgtCCTTGGTGGACGTCTGCTTCAGCTCCACCACCGTCCCCAAGATGCTGGTGAACATCCAGACGCAGAGCAAAGCCATCAGCTATGCAGGCTGCATCACCCAGATATATTTCTTCCTGCTTTTTGTAGAGTTGGACAACTTCCTCCTGACCATGATGGCTTATGATCGGTTCGTGGCCATTTGTCACCCCCTTCACTACACAGTCACCATGAACCCCCGGCTCTGTGTGCAGCTGGTCCTGGTGTCCTGGGTCATCAGTGTCCTGCATGCCTTGTTGCAAAGCCTAATGGTGCTGCGGCTGTCCTTCTGCACACACCTGGAAATCCCTCACTTCTTCTGTGAGCTGAACCAGGTGGCCCAACTTGCCTGTTCTGATACTTTCCTTAATGACATGGTCATGTATATTACACTTATACTGTTGGCTGCGGGTCCCCTGGCTGGGATCTTTTACTCCTACTCCAAGATCGTCTCCTCCATCCGTGCAATCTCCTCAGCTCAGGGGAAGTATAGAGcattctccacctgtgcctctcacctcTCTGTCGTCTCCTTATTCTATTGCACAGGCTTAGGCGTTTACCTTAGTTCTGCTGTAACCCATGACTCACACTCAACTGCAACAGCCTCGGTGATGTACACCGTTGTcacccccatgctgaaccccttcatctacagtCTGAGGAACACAGATGTAAAGAGGGCTCTGAAAAGACTCTTTGGAGGGAAACTGTAAGATTCATTTGTGTGCAGCGAAGTAAGTTCCCAGAAGTGTAGGGTTCATTGCCTCGAAGCTTGAAGCTGTGATTCCGTGGTCATATTGTGCTGTTGTGTTGTTTGTTTCCTGGAGTCTTTCAACCTTTGTGTAGACTTGAAGTCACTTAGTAAGGCTTCTGCTCTTTGCAGTATCCAAtattttccccttccttcctttcctgatTTCCAAATGTCTTTCCAAACATTGGatcagaaatatttgcaaatatccATGTTCTCAAGGGACCATAAAAATATCTTAGGAATCCTTCTTCCCACATGATATATGTTGTACTGAGCCACCTGTCTTTTATTTTCCTGACAAATATGTTCATTGTTTTATTACTGCTATAAGTAGGTGGCATGTAGCAACTAAGGCCATTTATAGCATTTTAGTTCTGGAAAATTTGTAGCATGGGCCACAGCTTTTTCTCCTTTATGCTCACTGTTCATGTGAATGGAGTAC is part of the Oryctolagus cuniculus chromosome 16, mOryCun1.1, whole genome shotgun sequence genome and harbors:
- the LOC100342410 gene encoding olfactory receptor 1078-like; this translates as MELGNGTQPSEFLLLGFSEDPTLQPLILGLFLSTYLVTVAGNLLIVLAILSDPHLHTPMYFFLSNLSLVDVCFSSTTVPKMLVNIQTQSKAISYAGCITQIYFFLLFVELDNFLLTMMAYDRFVAICHPLHYTVTMNPRLCVQLVLVSWVISVLHALLQSLMVLRLSFCTHLEIPHFFCELNQVAQLACSDTFLNDMVMYITLILLAAGPLAGIFYSYSKIVSSIRAISSAQGKYRAFSTCASHLSVVSLFYCTGLGVYLSSAVTHDSHSTATASVMYTVVTPMLNPFIYSLRNTDVKRALKRLFGGKL